Proteins co-encoded in one Marinobacter gudaonensis genomic window:
- a CDS encoding DUF6901 family protein: MNVNYSFSFKDGRAVEFKVTDQPTTRTGSLPAWTRLEHCQCSNCPLKASESPHCPAATEILPVVEAFQAEDAYQKVAVKVTDDRRSYAKETSLEEALRSLLGLKMATSGCPVLSELKPMAVHHLPFASSDEFIMRSVSHYLLQQYFAKRNHQTPDWELKGLVERNQRLQLVNQALWQRIHSVCKGDSNLKALLNFFSMASSVSFSLESQLRKLEAKMKGEGG, encoded by the coding sequence ATGAATGTGAATTACAGTTTCAGTTTTAAAGACGGCCGCGCGGTCGAATTCAAGGTCACGGATCAGCCTACCACCCGGACCGGCAGCCTGCCCGCGTGGACCCGGCTCGAGCATTGCCAGTGCAGCAACTGTCCGCTCAAGGCATCGGAGTCACCGCATTGTCCCGCGGCCACAGAAATTCTTCCGGTGGTGGAGGCTTTCCAGGCCGAGGACGCTTATCAGAAGGTGGCCGTGAAAGTCACCGATGACCGGCGCAGCTATGCCAAGGAAACGTCCCTCGAGGAGGCACTGCGTTCGCTTCTCGGTCTCAAGATGGCCACCAGTGGATGCCCTGTGCTGTCGGAGCTCAAGCCCATGGCCGTCCACCACCTGCCGTTTGCCAGCAGCGATGAGTTCATCATGCGCAGCGTTTCCCACTATCTGCTTCAGCAGTACTTCGCCAAACGCAACCACCAGACGCCCGACTGGGAACTGAAGGGGCTGGTGGAGCGCAACCAGAGGCTACAGCTGGTAAATCAGGCGCTCTGGCAGCGAATTCATTCGGTCTGCAAAGGGGACAGCAATCTCAAGGCCCTGCTGAACTTCTTTTCTATGGCTTCGAGCGTCAGTTTTTCCCTGGAGAGCCAGCTGCGCAAGCTGGAAGCCAAAATGAAAGGGGAAGGTGGCTGA
- a CDS encoding universal stress protein, producing MSAYKKMLVAIDLTEEAPQVLDKAKAVCEAHGADLMLVHVVEPVGYAYGGDIPMDLTELQDQLDKAAREQLSAYGDQYGVAKENQVVTVGRPESEIHRLAKEQEVDLVIVGSHGRKGFQLLLGSTANGVLHGTECDVLAVRIH from the coding sequence ATGTCTGCCTACAAGAAAATGCTTGTTGCCATTGATCTTACGGAAGAAGCCCCACAGGTCCTCGACAAGGCCAAGGCCGTCTGTGAGGCCCATGGCGCTGACTTGATGCTGGTACACGTGGTTGAGCCCGTTGGCTACGCCTACGGCGGCGATATCCCGATGGACCTGACCGAGCTGCAGGACCAGCTCGACAAAGCCGCGCGGGAGCAACTGAGCGCCTACGGCGATCAATACGGCGTTGCGAAGGAAAATCAGGTGGTGACTGTGGGACGCCCCGAATCGGAAATCCATCGGTTGGCCAAAGAGCAGGAGGTTGATCTGGTGATTGTCGGCAGCCACGGGAGAAAAGGCTTCCAGTTGCTGCTCGGGTCAACAGCCAACGGAGTTCTGCATGGCACCGAATGCGATGTGCTTGCGGTGCGCATTCACTGA
- the fadB gene encoding fatty acid oxidation complex subunit alpha FadB — protein MIYEGKAITVKEIEGGIAQLNFDLQGESVNKFNRLTIEELGAAAEALKAQKNLKGLVVTSSKDSFIVGADITEFTELFAGSEEDLVANNLRANEVFNAIEDLPFPTVTAINGIALGGGFEMCLATDYRVMAPKAKVGLPEVKLGIFPGFGGTVRLSRLVGVDNAVEWISGGAENRADAALKTGAVDAVVENAKLVESAVAIINQCNDGKLDYQARREEKKGKIKLNAMESMMAFEISKAFVAGKAGKNYPAPVEAIKTMQKHAGMTRDKALEVEAKGFAKMAKTNVAACLVGLFLNDQALKKKASAWGKEASDVNLAAVLGAGIMGGGVAFQSALKGTPIIMKDINQDGIKLGLNEAKKLLSKRVAKGKMDAGQMGDVLNNITPTLNYGDFKNVDLVVEAVVENPKVKDAVLRETEDAVREDTILTSNTSTISINLLAKNLKRPENFCGMHFFNPVHMMPLVEVIRGEKTSDRAIATTVAYAKAMGKTPIVVNDCPGFLVNRVLFPYFGGFAALVRDGADFQKIDKVMEKFGWPMGPAYLLDVVGMDTAKHANEVMADGFPERMKADFKSAIDVMFENKRYGQKNDKGFYKYEEDKKGKPKKVVDEETYKLIEPVVNGKKDFEEDEIIARMMIPLCLETVRCLEDNIVEDPADADMGLIYGIGFPPFRGGALRYIDDMGVDKFVELADKYADLGPLYAPTEKLREMAKTGKKFFG, from the coding sequence ATGATTTACGAAGGTAAAGCCATCACGGTTAAAGAGATCGAAGGCGGGATCGCGCAGTTGAACTTCGACTTGCAGGGCGAGTCAGTCAACAAGTTCAACCGTCTCACCATCGAAGAGCTGGGCGCAGCGGCTGAAGCGCTCAAAGCCCAGAAGAATCTGAAGGGTCTGGTCGTTACCAGCTCCAAGGACAGCTTCATTGTCGGTGCCGATATCACCGAGTTCACCGAGCTGTTTGCCGGTTCTGAGGAAGACCTCGTTGCCAACAACCTGCGCGCCAACGAAGTCTTCAATGCCATTGAAGACCTGCCGTTCCCGACCGTAACCGCGATCAACGGCATTGCCCTGGGCGGCGGTTTCGAGATGTGCCTGGCCACGGACTACCGTGTTATGGCGCCCAAGGCCAAGGTTGGTCTGCCGGAAGTGAAACTGGGTATCTTCCCGGGCTTCGGTGGCACCGTGCGCCTGTCGCGCCTGGTGGGTGTGGACAACGCGGTTGAGTGGATTTCCGGCGGTGCTGAAAACCGTGCCGATGCGGCCCTCAAGACCGGCGCCGTGGATGCGGTGGTTGAGAATGCCAAACTGGTTGAGTCTGCTGTTGCCATCATCAATCAGTGCAACGACGGCAAGCTGGACTACCAGGCGCGTCGCGAAGAGAAGAAAGGCAAGATCAAGCTCAACGCCATGGAAAGCATGATGGCGTTCGAGATTTCCAAGGCGTTCGTGGCCGGCAAGGCTGGCAAGAACTACCCGGCGCCGGTGGAAGCCATCAAGACCATGCAGAAGCATGCCGGCATGACCCGTGACAAGGCCCTGGAAGTAGAGGCCAAGGGCTTCGCCAAGATGGCGAAGACCAACGTGGCTGCCTGTCTGGTTGGCCTGTTCCTGAACGACCAGGCCCTCAAGAAGAAAGCCAGTGCCTGGGGTAAGGAAGCGTCTGATGTCAACCTGGCGGCCGTTCTCGGCGCGGGCATCATGGGCGGTGGTGTGGCCTTCCAGTCTGCACTGAAAGGCACCCCGATCATCATGAAGGACATCAACCAGGACGGCATCAAGCTGGGCCTGAATGAAGCCAAGAAGCTGCTGTCCAAGCGTGTTGCCAAAGGCAAGATGGACGCTGGCCAGATGGGTGACGTGCTCAACAACATCACGCCAACCCTCAACTACGGCGACTTCAAGAACGTTGATCTGGTGGTTGAGGCGGTTGTTGAAAACCCGAAGGTGAAAGACGCGGTTCTGCGCGAAACCGAAGATGCGGTTCGTGAGGACACCATCCTGACCTCCAACACCTCCACCATCTCCATCAACCTTCTGGCCAAGAACCTGAAGCGTCCGGAGAACTTCTGCGGCATGCACTTCTTTAACCCGGTGCACATGATGCCCCTGGTTGAGGTTATCCGCGGCGAGAAGACCAGCGATCGCGCCATTGCTACCACCGTGGCCTACGCCAAGGCCATGGGCAAGACTCCGATCGTCGTCAACGACTGCCCGGGCTTCCTGGTGAACCGTGTTCTGTTCCCGTACTTCGGCGGTTTTGCCGCGCTGGTGCGCGACGGTGCCGATTTCCAGAAGATCGACAAGGTCATGGAGAAGTTTGGCTGGCCCATGGGTCCTGCCTACCTGCTGGACGTGGTTGGCATGGACACCGCCAAGCACGCCAACGAGGTGATGGCTGACGGCTTCCCCGAGCGCATGAAGGCCGACTTCAAGTCTGCCATTGACGTGATGTTCGAGAACAAGCGTTACGGTCAGAAGAACGACAAAGGCTTCTACAAGTACGAAGAAGACAAGAAGGGCAAGCCCAAGAAGGTTGTCGACGAAGAAACCTACAAGCTCATCGAGCCTGTGGTGAACGGCAAGAAGGACTTCGAGGAAGACGAGATCATCGCCCGCATGATGATCCCGCTGTGCCTGGAAACCGTTCGCTGCCTCGAAGACAACATTGTTGAAGATCCGGCCGATGCAGACATGGGCCTGATCTACGGTATCGGTTTCCCTCCGTTCCGTGGTGGTGCTCTGCGCTACATCGACGACATGGGCGTCGACAAGTTCGTCGAACTGGCAGACAAGTATGCAGATCTTGGTCCTCTGTACGCACCGACCGAGAAGCTGCGTGAAATGGCCAAGACTGGCAAGAAGTTCTTTGGCTAA
- the fadA gene encoding acetyl-CoA C-acyltransferase FadA — MSLNPRDVVVVDCVRTPMGRAKNGCFRNVRAETLSAALIEALFERNPKLDPKEVEDVIWGCVNQTKEQGFNVARQISLLTRIPHESAAQTVNRLCGSAMSAIHTAAQAIMTGNGDVFFVGGVEHMGHVPMTEGFDHNPAASKYSAKASNMMGLTAEMLAKMHGITREQQDEFGARSHRLAHEATVEGRFKNEIVPIEGHDENGFVKLIEEDETIRPETTAESLSQLRPAFDPKNGTVTAGTSSQLTDGAAAMVLMSAERAEALGLKPIAKIRSMAVAGCDPAIMGYGPVPATKKALKRAGLKVEDIDFWELNEAFAGQSLPVLKDLKLLGVMEEKVNLNGGAIALGHPLGCSGARISTTLLNVMQAKGGKLGVSTMCIGLGQGIATVWERL; from the coding sequence ATGAGCCTTAATCCGAGAGACGTTGTCGTCGTCGATTGCGTGCGGACTCCGATGGGTCGTGCCAAAAACGGCTGTTTCCGCAACGTACGCGCCGAGACCCTGTCGGCCGCGCTGATTGAAGCACTGTTTGAGCGCAACCCGAAGCTCGACCCGAAAGAAGTGGAAGATGTGATCTGGGGCTGTGTGAACCAGACCAAGGAGCAGGGCTTTAACGTAGCCCGGCAGATCTCCCTGCTGACCCGCATTCCTCACGAGTCTGCGGCCCAGACCGTCAACCGTCTGTGCGGTTCCGCAATGAGCGCGATCCACACCGCGGCCCAGGCCATCATGACCGGCAATGGCGACGTGTTCTTCGTGGGTGGTGTCGAGCACATGGGTCACGTACCCATGACCGAAGGCTTCGACCACAATCCGGCCGCATCCAAATACTCCGCCAAGGCCTCCAACATGATGGGCCTGACCGCGGAAATGCTGGCCAAGATGCACGGTATTACCCGTGAGCAGCAGGACGAGTTCGGTGCCCGGTCCCACCGCCTGGCACATGAAGCCACCGTTGAAGGTCGCTTCAAGAACGAAATCGTGCCGATCGAAGGTCACGACGAGAACGGTTTTGTGAAGCTGATCGAAGAGGACGAGACCATTCGCCCGGAAACCACCGCTGAGTCACTGTCTCAGTTGCGTCCGGCGTTTGATCCGAAAAACGGTACCGTGACTGCCGGTACGTCCTCACAGCTGACCGACGGCGCTGCAGCCATGGTGCTGATGTCCGCCGAGCGTGCCGAAGCCCTGGGCCTGAAGCCGATTGCAAAGATCCGCAGCATGGCGGTTGCCGGCTGTGATCCCGCGATCATGGGCTACGGTCCGGTTCCAGCCACCAAGAAGGCGCTCAAGCGTGCAGGCCTTAAAGTCGAAGACATCGACTTCTGGGAACTGAACGAAGCCTTCGCAGGCCAGTCGCTGCCGGTTCTGAAGGACCTGAAGCTGCTGGGCGTGATGGAAGAGAAGGTGAACCTGAACGGCGGCGCGATTGCCCTTGGCCATCCGCTGGGCTGTTCCGGTGCCCGGATCTCCACAACCCTGCTGAACGTGATGCAGGCCAAAGGCGGTAAGCTTGGTGTCTCCACCATGTGTATCGGCCTCGGCCAGGGCATTGCCACCGTGTGGGAGCGCCTCTGA
- the topA gene encoding type I DNA topoisomerase, with product MGKSLVIVESPAKAKTINKYLGSDYIVKSSVGHIRDLPVSGSGSQSDPKERAKQAAATRKMSPEEKAAHKKRKAREQLVARMGVDPDRDWSARYEILPGKEKVVSELKRLAKSADHIYLATDLDREGEAIAWHLQQTIGGEPDKYRRVVFNEITKRAIQEAFKDPGNLDNNRVNAQQARRFLDRVVGYMVSPLLWAKIARGLSAGRVQSVAVRLIVEREREIRKFVPEEFWQLHADLLSGKADQPVRFEVTRHGDKAYRPINEQQSTEHVNRLKAGTFKVAKREDKPTRSRPSAPFITSTLQQAASNRMGFSVKKTMMLAQRLYEAGFITYMRTDSTNLSQDAVASCRSFIQKQFGDRYMPEKPRVYGSKEGAQEAHEAIRPTEVSRRPSDITGLEKDAEKLYDLIWRQFIACQMSDAEFLSTSIVVANGDYELRTRGRIIKFDGFLKAAPQAAKKDEDIALPDIQVDEVLDLKKLDPSQHFTKPAPRYTEASLVKELEKQGIGRPSTYASIISTIQDRGYVRLQNRRFYAEKMGEIVTERLSESFPNLMDFDFTARMEDELDEIAEGDVDWKKVLNDFYGRFRQQLEKAESPEEGGMRANTPTETDIPCPTCGRNMQIRVASTGVFLGCSGYSLPPKERCKTTINLVSGDEVVSADDDVEGEGETRLLRKKRRCPKCGTAMDSYLVDETRKLHVCGNNPDCSGYEVEKGTFRIKGYDGPTLECDKCGSEMQLKTGRFGKYFGCTNAECKNTRKLLKNGEPAPPKMDPVPMPELQCQKVDDTYVLRDGASGLFLAASKFPKNRETRPPLVMEIKPHRKEVDPKYDYLMDAPERDPEGNPTVIRYSRKTKEQYVMSEKDGKATGWSAWYVNGKWQPKEK from the coding sequence ATGGGTAAAAGTCTCGTTATTGTCGAGTCGCCAGCGAAAGCGAAGACCATCAACAAATACCTGGGCTCCGATTACATCGTTAAGTCCAGTGTTGGCCACATCCGTGACCTGCCGGTGAGCGGGAGCGGCAGCCAGTCTGATCCCAAGGAGCGGGCAAAGCAGGCAGCCGCCACCCGTAAGATGAGTCCTGAAGAAAAGGCCGCGCATAAGAAGCGCAAGGCGCGGGAGCAACTGGTTGCCCGTATGGGGGTGGATCCGGACAGGGACTGGAGTGCCCGATACGAAATCCTGCCTGGCAAGGAAAAGGTGGTCAGCGAACTCAAGCGGCTGGCCAAGTCGGCAGACCACATTTATCTGGCGACGGATTTGGACCGGGAAGGGGAGGCCATTGCCTGGCACCTCCAGCAAACCATTGGTGGCGAGCCGGACAAATACCGGCGGGTGGTGTTCAACGAGATCACCAAGCGTGCCATTCAGGAAGCCTTCAAGGACCCGGGTAATCTTGACAACAACCGGGTAAACGCCCAGCAGGCCCGCCGATTCCTGGATCGCGTTGTGGGCTATATGGTGTCGCCGCTGCTGTGGGCCAAGATTGCCCGCGGGCTCTCCGCAGGCCGGGTGCAGTCCGTCGCCGTGCGACTGATCGTCGAGCGTGAGCGTGAAATCCGCAAATTTGTGCCGGAAGAGTTCTGGCAGTTGCACGCTGATTTGCTGTCTGGCAAAGCCGACCAGCCAGTTCGCTTCGAGGTAACCCGCCACGGAGACAAAGCTTACCGCCCGATCAATGAACAGCAAAGCACCGAACATGTTAATCGCCTCAAGGCCGGCACCTTCAAGGTGGCCAAGCGTGAGGACAAGCCAACCCGCTCGCGGCCGTCCGCGCCGTTCATTACCTCGACCCTGCAACAGGCGGCGAGCAACCGCATGGGCTTCAGCGTCAAGAAGACCATGATGCTGGCCCAGCGCCTCTACGAGGCGGGTTTCATCACCTACATGCGTACCGATTCCACCAACCTGAGCCAGGACGCGGTGGCCAGTTGTCGAAGCTTTATCCAGAAACAGTTTGGCGATCGGTACATGCCCGAGAAGCCTCGTGTCTATGGCAGCAAGGAAGGCGCCCAGGAGGCCCACGAGGCCATCAGGCCGACCGAGGTGAGTCGTCGGCCCTCCGATATCACCGGCCTGGAAAAAGACGCAGAGAAGCTCTACGACCTGATCTGGCGCCAGTTCATTGCCTGCCAGATGTCCGATGCGGAATTCCTGAGCACCTCGATTGTGGTGGCCAATGGCGACTACGAACTCCGCACCCGTGGCCGCATCATCAAATTCGATGGTTTCCTGAAGGCAGCACCGCAGGCCGCCAAGAAAGACGAGGACATCGCGCTGCCGGATATACAGGTAGACGAGGTGCTCGATCTCAAGAAACTCGATCCCAGCCAGCACTTCACCAAGCCGGCGCCACGTTACACGGAAGCCAGTCTGGTCAAGGAACTGGAGAAGCAGGGCATTGGTCGGCCCTCCACCTACGCCTCAATCATCTCCACCATCCAGGACCGGGGCTATGTGCGCCTGCAGAACCGGCGCTTCTACGCCGAGAAGATGGGCGAAATCGTCACCGAACGCCTGTCGGAATCCTTCCCGAACCTGATGGATTTTGACTTCACGGCGAGGATGGAAGACGAGCTCGACGAGATCGCCGAGGGTGACGTTGACTGGAAAAAGGTGCTGAACGACTTTTACGGTCGTTTCCGGCAGCAGCTGGAGAAGGCCGAAAGCCCCGAAGAGGGCGGTATGCGCGCCAATACCCCCACGGAGACCGACATACCGTGTCCCACCTGTGGCCGCAACATGCAGATCCGGGTGGCCAGCACGGGTGTGTTCCTGGGCTGTTCCGGGTATTCACTGCCGCCGAAAGAACGCTGCAAGACCACCATCAACCTGGTGTCCGGCGACGAAGTGGTCAGTGCCGACGACGACGTGGAAGGCGAGGGCGAAACAAGACTGCTGCGCAAAAAGCGTCGCTGCCCCAAGTGCGGCACCGCGATGGACAGCTACCTGGTGGACGAAACCCGGAAGCTCCACGTGTGTGGTAACAACCCGGACTGCTCCGGCTACGAGGTGGAGAAGGGCACCTTCCGGATCAAGGGCTACGATGGGCCGACCCTGGAGTGTGATAAGTGCGGTTCCGAGATGCAGCTGAAAACCGGCCGTTTCGGCAAGTACTTCGGCTGCACCAACGCCGAGTGCAAGAACACCCGCAAGCTGCTGAAAAACGGTGAGCCTGCGCCGCCCAAGATGGATCCGGTGCCCATGCCGGAGCTGCAGTGCCAGAAAGTGGACGATACCTACGTGCTCCGGGATGGCGCCTCAGGGCTGTTCCTGGCGGCCAGCAAGTTTCCCAAGAACCGTGAGACCCGTCCGCCCCTGGTGATGGAGATCAAGCCCCATCGCAAGGAAGTTGACCCCAAATACGATTACCTGATGGATGCCCCGGAGCGGGATCCGGAAGGTAATCCCACGGTGATCCGTTACAGTCGCAAGACCAAGGAACAGTACGTGATGTCGGAGAAGGATGGCAAAGCGACAGGCTGGTCGGCGTGGTATGTGAACGGGAAGTGGCAGCCCAAAGAGAAGTAG
- a CDS encoding NAD(P)-dependent oxidoreductase: MTTTVSFIGLGVMGYPMAGHLAKAGYQVRVWNRTSSKAEQWAGEYQGTACKTIAEAVQGSEFVMTCVGADKDLVEVFQGDDGIIAKAPEGAILIDHTTASAGIAECLSAAAAERNQAFIDAPVSGGQQGAENGKLTVMCGGPETAFTKAKPVMDNYGRAVTLMGPVGSGQKTKMVNQIAIAGLVQGLSEALHFAEQAGMDVEKVVDVISKGAAQSWQMENRSGTMIAGEFNHGFAVDWMRKDLGFCLDEARKINASLPVTALVDQFYADVQSMGGNRWDTSSLIQRLRKFR, from the coding sequence ATGACAACGACAGTATCCTTCATTGGCCTGGGCGTGATGGGCTACCCGATGGCGGGCCACCTGGCAAAGGCCGGCTACCAGGTGCGCGTATGGAACCGTACCTCCTCAAAAGCCGAGCAATGGGCCGGCGAATACCAGGGTACGGCGTGCAAAACCATCGCGGAGGCCGTGCAGGGTTCGGAATTTGTCATGACCTGCGTGGGCGCAGACAAGGATCTGGTCGAAGTCTTCCAGGGCGACGACGGCATCATTGCCAAGGCTCCGGAGGGCGCTATCCTGATTGACCACACGACGGCCTCCGCTGGTATCGCCGAGTGCTTGTCTGCGGCGGCCGCAGAACGAAACCAGGCCTTTATCGACGCCCCGGTGTCGGGTGGCCAGCAAGGCGCAGAGAACGGCAAGCTCACCGTTATGTGCGGCGGACCCGAGACGGCTTTTACCAAGGCAAAGCCGGTGATGGACAACTACGGTCGGGCCGTCACCCTGATGGGCCCCGTGGGTAGCGGACAGAAAACCAAGATGGTGAACCAGATTGCCATTGCCGGCCTGGTTCAGGGGCTGTCAGAGGCCCTGCACTTCGCCGAACAGGCAGGCATGGATGTGGAAAAGGTGGTGGATGTGATTTCCAAGGGTGCCGCCCAATCCTGGCAGATGGAAAACCGCTCCGGAACCATGATTGCCGGCGAATTCAACCACGGCTTTGCGGTGGACTGGATGCGCAAGGATCTGGGGTTCTGCCTCGACGAGGCCCGCAAGATCAACGCCTCACTGCCGGTAACCGCGCTGGTGGACCAGTTCTACGCAGACGTGCAGTCCATGGGCGGGAATCGTTGGGATACGTCGTCGCTGATCCAGAGGCTGCGGAAGTTTCGCTAG
- the gltA gene encoding citrate synthase produces MTDRKATLSVGDKSIELPIYSGTVGPDVIDVRGLVQEGVFTYDPGFVSTAACESAITYIDGANGVLLHRGYPIDQLADHSDYLEVCYLLLNGELPSAEENRKFHETIKNHTMLHDQMRNFFNGFRRDAHPMAIMCGVVGALSAFYHDQMDVTDETQRQITAHRLIAKMPTIAAWCYKYSLGQPFMYPRNDLSYSENFLQMMFGVPCEEYKPNPILAKAMDKIFILHADHEQNASTSTVRLAGSTGANPYACIASGIAALWGPAHGGANEAVLDMLAEIGDEANIEKFIAKAKDKDDPFRLMGFGHRVYKNFDPRAKVMRETAHEVLQELGLENDPLLKIAQRLEKIALEDEYFVERKLYPNVDFYSGIILKAIGIPTSMFTVIFAMARTIGWFSHWNEMVSGNYRIGRPRQLYTGSDKRDYPQS; encoded by the coding sequence ATGACCGACAGGAAAGCCACGCTCTCGGTGGGGGACAAGTCCATTGAGCTACCGATCTACTCCGGCACCGTCGGCCCTGACGTTATTGACGTACGAGGCCTGGTCCAGGAAGGCGTATTCACCTACGATCCGGGATTCGTTTCCACGGCCGCCTGCGAATCAGCCATCACCTACATCGACGGCGCAAACGGCGTTCTCCTTCATCGCGGCTACCCTATTGACCAGCTCGCCGATCACTCCGACTATCTCGAAGTCTGCTATCTGCTGCTGAACGGCGAACTGCCGAGCGCCGAGGAAAACCGCAAGTTCCACGAGACCATCAAAAACCACACCATGCTGCACGACCAGATGCGCAATTTCTTCAACGGCTTCCGCCGTGATGCGCACCCGATGGCCATCATGTGCGGCGTGGTGGGCGCCCTGTCTGCGTTCTACCACGACCAGATGGACGTGACCGACGAAACCCAGCGCCAGATCACGGCCCACCGCCTGATTGCCAAGATGCCGACCATCGCGGCCTGGTGTTACAAGTACAGCCTGGGTCAGCCGTTCATGTACCCGCGCAATGATCTGTCCTACTCCGAGAACTTCCTGCAGATGATGTTCGGCGTGCCCTGTGAGGAGTACAAGCCGAACCCGATCCTGGCCAAGGCCATGGACAAGATTTTCATCCTGCACGCAGACCACGAACAGAATGCGTCCACCTCCACCGTACGCCTGGCGGGCTCAACCGGCGCCAACCCGTACGCGTGTATCGCCTCCGGCATTGCCGCCCTGTGGGGCCCGGCACACGGCGGTGCCAACGAAGCGGTTCTGGACATGCTCGCGGAAATCGGCGACGAAGCCAACATCGAGAAGTTCATTGCCAAGGCCAAGGACAAGGACGACCCGTTCCGCCTGATGGGCTTTGGTCACCGCGTTTACAAGAACTTCGATCCGCGTGCCAAGGTGATGCGCGAGACTGCCCACGAAGTGCTGCAGGAACTGGGCCTGGAAAACGATCCGCTGCTCAAGATCGCCCAGCGCCTGGAGAAGATCGCGCTGGAAGACGAGTATTTCGTGGAGCGCAAGCTGTACCCGAACGTCGACTTCTACTCCGGCATCATTTTGAAGGCGATTGGCATCCCGACCTCCATGTTCACAGTGATCTTCGCGATGGCCCGCACCATCGGCTGGTTCTCTCACTGGAACGAAATGGTCAGCGGCAACTACCGCATCGGCCGTCCGCGCCAGCTCTACACCGGTTCAGACAAGCGGGACTATCCCCAGAGCTGA
- the sdhC gene encoding succinate dehydrogenase, cytochrome b556 subunit has translation MNSKRPVNLDLGKFHFPLPAITSILHRISGIIIFVGVAFMLYGLQLSLSGEEGFSRVSELLDSFLAKLIIWGILSALLYHLVAGIKHLLMDMGIGEELESGRLASKITIVVSVILIVLAGVWVW, from the coding sequence GTGAATAGCAAACGACCAGTAAATCTCGATCTCGGCAAGTTTCATTTTCCGCTGCCAGCCATTACGTCCATATTGCACCGTATCAGCGGCATCATCATTTTTGTTGGTGTTGCGTTCATGCTTTACGGGCTTCAGCTTTCCCTGTCCGGGGAAGAGGGCTTCAGCCGCGTAAGTGAACTGCTGGACAGCTTCCTTGCCAAGCTGATTATCTGGGGCATCTTGTCTGCTCTGCTGTACCACCTGGTGGCAGGTATCAAGCACCTGTTGATGGATATGGGCATTGGTGAAGAGCTTGAGAGCGGCCGCCTCGCCTCGAAGATCACGATTGTGGTTTCCGTCATTCTCATCGTTCTGGCAGGAGTCTGGGTATGGTAA
- the sdhD gene encoding succinate dehydrogenase, hydrophobic membrane anchor protein: MVNSVTNLGRSGVYDWLIQRVTAYVLALYTIFLLGFLLTSDVNYDTWNALFNQTWFRIFTLMALLSIGAHAWVGLWTVTTDYIKAMGPRFVVQAACGLTMFVYVVWGIQILWGL, encoded by the coding sequence ATGGTAAACAGCGTCACGAACCTGGGTCGCAGCGGTGTCTACGACTGGCTGATCCAGCGGGTAACGGCCTACGTACTTGCTTTGTATACAATTTTTCTTCTTGGTTTTCTGTTGACCTCGGACGTCAACTACGACACCTGGAATGCGTTGTTCAACCAGACCTGGTTCCGCATCTTCACTCTCATGGCACTGCTTTCCATTGGCGCGCACGCCTGGGTGGGGCTCTGGACGGTAACCACTGACTACATCAAGGCCATGGGTCCGAGGTTCGTCGTGCAGGCGGCGTGTGGGCTGACCATGTTCGTTTATGTGGTCTGGGGCATTCAGATTCTTTGGGGGCTTTAA